One Chroicocephalus ridibundus chromosome 22, bChrRid1.1, whole genome shotgun sequence DNA window includes the following coding sequences:
- the REEP6 gene encoding receptor expression-enhancing protein 6 isoform X1 yields MGTVQQRLQRFLDRPGPLGDLLGRLEARTGVRRLYLATGSVAFLGLYLMFGYGASLICNLIGFTYPAYVSIKAIESSNKEDDTTWLTYWVVYGVFSIAEFFSDIFLYWFPFYYAGKCLFLVWCMAPVSWNGSQVLYQNIIRPCFLRHHQTVDNVLGNLSTKALDAASSVTREVLHTLVSSRARLAAEVAPQLSLSPPEQP; encoded by the exons ATGGGCACGGTGCAGCAACGCCTGCAGCGCTTCCTCGATCGCCCCGGGCCGCTCGGCGACCTGCTGGGACGGCTGGAGGCCCGCACCGGCGTCCGGCGGCTCTACCTGGCCACAG GTTCTGTGGCCTTCCTGGGGCTGTACCTCATGTTTGGCTATGGCGCCTCGCTGATCTGCAACCTCATCGGCTTCACCTACCCCGCATATGTCTC CATCAAAGCCATCGAGAGCTCCAACAAGGAGGATGACACCACGTGGCTGACGTACTGGGTGGTGTACGGCGTCTTCAGCATAGCCGAGTTCTTCTCTGACATCTTCCTCTACTGGTTCCCCTTCTACTATGCTGGGAAG tgcCTGTTCCTGGTGTGGTGCATGGCCCCCGTGTCCTGGAACGGGTCGCAGGTGCTCTACCAGAACATCATCCGGCCCTGCTTCCTCAGGCACCACCAGACTGTGGACAACGTGCTGGGCAACCTCAGCACCAAAGCCCTGGACGCGGCTTCCAGCGTCACCCGAGAAG TCCTGCACACTCTGGTCAGCAGCAGAGCCCGGCTGGCGGCCGAGGTGGCACCGCAGCTCAGCCTGTCT CCTCCAGAACAGCCATGA
- the REEP6 gene encoding receptor expression-enhancing protein 6 isoform X2, with protein sequence MGTVQQRLQRFLDRPGPLGDLLGRLEARTGVRRLYLATGSVAFLGLYLMFGYGASLICNLIGFTYPAYVSIKAIESSNKEDDTTWLTYWVVYGVFSIAEFFSDIFLYWFPFYYAGKCLFLVWCMAPVSWNGSQVLYQNIIRPCFLRHHQTVDNVLGNLSTKALDAASSVTREASRTAMKLEEETEKSK encoded by the exons ATGGGCACGGTGCAGCAACGCCTGCAGCGCTTCCTCGATCGCCCCGGGCCGCTCGGCGACCTGCTGGGACGGCTGGAGGCCCGCACCGGCGTCCGGCGGCTCTACCTGGCCACAG GTTCTGTGGCCTTCCTGGGGCTGTACCTCATGTTTGGCTATGGCGCCTCGCTGATCTGCAACCTCATCGGCTTCACCTACCCCGCATATGTCTC CATCAAAGCCATCGAGAGCTCCAACAAGGAGGATGACACCACGTGGCTGACGTACTGGGTGGTGTACGGCGTCTTCAGCATAGCCGAGTTCTTCTCTGACATCTTCCTCTACTGGTTCCCCTTCTACTATGCTGGGAAG tgcCTGTTCCTGGTGTGGTGCATGGCCCCCGTGTCCTGGAACGGGTCGCAGGTGCTCTACCAGAACATCATCCGGCCCTGCTTCCTCAGGCACCACCAGACTGTGGACAACGTGCTGGGCAACCTCAGCACCAAAGCCCTGGACGCGGCTTCCAGCGTCACCCGAGAAG CCTCCAGAACAGCCATGAaactggaagaagaaacagagaagagcaAGTGA
- the C22H19orf25 gene encoding UPF0449 protein C19orf25 homolog, translating to MSSKTKRVLPTRPEPPSLEQILADVRSTHPADPVFLLPAEPHRDHDPSPGFPGSSRQEAAAEERERLYRQSRSYVEMNQRLQASRERLRQQREELRQAGEALEHGIAEMRQKAC from the exons ATGAGCTCCAAGACCAAGCGGGTGCTGCCCACCcgccctgagccccccagcctggagcagatCCTGGCCGACGTGCGGAGCACCCACCCGGCCGACCCCGTCTTTCTCCTCCCCGCCGAGCCCCACCGGGACCACGACCCCTCCCCAG gcttcCCCGGCtccagcaggcaggaggctgccgCTGAGGAGAGGGAGCGGCTGTACCGGCAGAGCCGGTCCTACGTGGAGATGAACCAGCGGCTGCAGGCATCCCGGGAGCGGCTGCGGCAGCAGCGGGAGGAGCTGCGGCAGGCAGGAGAGGCGCTGGAGCATGGCATCGCCGAAATGAGGCAGAAAGCGTGCTGA
- the LOC134526255 gene encoding granzyme M-like isoform X1, translated as MSLAEQERDVEPAGAATRRGMGTKGHLGLLLLLTLPSFGPARSWLRPSVIGGHEAKPHSRPYMVYIHIARAGTCGGALLHKRWVLTAAHCVPPGTEAVGTVMVGLHRLQDRGVDTQTFPIQAACRHPGYNHQTLENDLLLLQLKGKVTLSRTRQVVRLLGREPAAGTACSLAGWGTRGHGELSSTLQEMEVEVLDTRMCNNSRFWNGEIAPTMICFQGRHRGSAPTKGDSGSPLVCGKRAAVAGVMSFSSKKATDPFKPPVATSAVKHKKWIQKTLRRGCGSPQPGRTGQRDHPLLFTQGSSPAP; from the exons ATGTCACTTGCTGAGCAGGAG AGGGACGTGGAGCCAGCAGGGGCTGCCACCCGGCGAGGGATGGGGACGAAGGGCCACCTggggctgctgttgctgctgactCTCCCTTCGTTCGGGCCGG ccaggagctggcttCGGCCATCGGTCATCGGGGGGCACGAGGCCAAACCCCACTCCAGGCCCTACATGGTGTACATCCACATTGCGAGGGCTGGCACCTGCGGGGGAGCGCTGCTGCACAAGCGCTGGGTGCTGACGGCCGCCCACTGTGTCCCTCCGGG gacgGAGGCTGTCGGGACGGTGATGGTGGGGCTGCACAGACTGCAGGATCGCGGGGTGGACACACAGACCTTCCCCATCCAGGCGGCCTGTCGCCACCCTGGCTACAACCACCAGACGCTTGAAAACgacctgctcctgctccag CTGAAGGGGAAGGTGACGCTGAGTAGGACGCGGCAGGTCGTCAGGCTGTTGGggcgggagccggcggcggggacggcgTGCAGCCTGGCGGGCTGGGGGACACGCGGGCACGGGGAGCTCTCGTCCACGCTGCAGGAGATGGAGGTCGAGGTGCTGGACACGCGGATGTGCAACAACAGCCGCTTCTGGAACGGCGAAATCGCCCCCACCATGATCTGCTTCCAGGGTCGCCACAGGGGATCGGCACCCACCAAG GGTGACTCCGGGAGCCCCTTGGTGTGCGGGAagcgggcggcggtggccggtGTCATGTCCTTCAGCAGCAAAAAAGCCACCGACCCTTTCAAGCCTCCGGTCGCCACCTCGGCCGTGAAACACAAGAAATGGATCCAGAAAACGCTGCGGAGGGGCTgcggctccccccagcccgggcGCACGGGACAGAGAGACCACCCCCTCCTATTTACACAG ggcagctccccagccccgtGA
- the LOC134526255 gene encoding granzyme M-like isoform X2, protein MGTKGHLGLLLLLTLPSFGPARSWLRPSVIGGHEAKPHSRPYMVYIHIARAGTCGGALLHKRWVLTAAHCVPPGTEAVGTVMVGLHRLQDRGVDTQTFPIQAACRHPGYNHQTLENDLLLLQLKGKVTLSRTRQVVRLLGREPAAGTACSLAGWGTRGHGELSSTLQEMEVEVLDTRMCNNSRFWNGEIAPTMICFQGRHRGSAPTKGDSGSPLVCGKRAAVAGVMSFSSKKATDPFKPPVATSAVKHKKWIQKTLRRGCGSPQPGRTGQRDHPLLFTQGSSPAP, encoded by the exons ATGGGGACGAAGGGCCACCTggggctgctgttgctgctgactCTCCCTTCGTTCGGGCCGG ccaggagctggcttCGGCCATCGGTCATCGGGGGGCACGAGGCCAAACCCCACTCCAGGCCCTACATGGTGTACATCCACATTGCGAGGGCTGGCACCTGCGGGGGAGCGCTGCTGCACAAGCGCTGGGTGCTGACGGCCGCCCACTGTGTCCCTCCGGG gacgGAGGCTGTCGGGACGGTGATGGTGGGGCTGCACAGACTGCAGGATCGCGGGGTGGACACACAGACCTTCCCCATCCAGGCGGCCTGTCGCCACCCTGGCTACAACCACCAGACGCTTGAAAACgacctgctcctgctccag CTGAAGGGGAAGGTGACGCTGAGTAGGACGCGGCAGGTCGTCAGGCTGTTGGggcgggagccggcggcggggacggcgTGCAGCCTGGCGGGCTGGGGGACACGCGGGCACGGGGAGCTCTCGTCCACGCTGCAGGAGATGGAGGTCGAGGTGCTGGACACGCGGATGTGCAACAACAGCCGCTTCTGGAACGGCGAAATCGCCCCCACCATGATCTGCTTCCAGGGTCGCCACAGGGGATCGGCACCCACCAAG GGTGACTCCGGGAGCCCCTTGGTGTGCGGGAagcgggcggcggtggccggtGTCATGTCCTTCAGCAGCAAAAAAGCCACCGACCCTTTCAAGCCTCCGGTCGCCACCTCGGCCGTGAAACACAAGAAATGGATCCAGAAAACGCTGCGGAGGGGCTgcggctccccccagcccgggcGCACGGGACAGAGAGACCACCCCCTCCTATTTACACAG ggcagctccccagccccgtGA